The genomic interval GGCCATCACATGATCGCCGGTGAACAGCGCCCCTGTCTCGACCAGCGCGAAACAGAGGTGGTTCGAGGTGTGCCCCGGCGTCGCGACCGCCTCGATCGTCCAGCCGTCGCCCGAAATCCGCTCACCGTCGGTCAGGATGCGGTCGGGCGCATAGTCGGCGTCGAAAGCCGAATCGGCGCGCGGGCCATCGTCGTTGAGCGCCAGCGGCGCGCAGCCGATGATCGGTGCGCCGGTCGCTTCCTTGAGCGGCGCGGCGGCAGGCGAATGATCGCGGTGGGTGTGCGTGCAGAGGATCGCCGCGACGCGCTGGCCCTCGACCGCGCGCAGGATCGCATCGACATGCCCCGCGCCGTTGATGTCGGCGGGATCGCCGATGCTGAGTCCCGATCCGGTCGGCCCCGGATCGATCACCGCGACGTCGCTACCCGCGCCGACGATCCACGTCTGCGTCCCGGTGAAAGTATAGGGCGACGGGTTCGGCGCGAGCACACGGCGCACCAGCGGCTCGTGCTGCTCGCACTCGCCGGCGCGGATGCTGTCGGGCCAGGGCTTTTCTTCGCTCATGCCCTTCATGTGGCATCGCGCGCCGCGAAGGAAAAGAGGTGGCGATGAAAGATCACCGGAATGCACGGATTTGAGTTTTTTTCGGCAAGATAGCTTTCGACCGGTAGTTGCCCTCTCCTAGTCAAGCCCCTCCCCTTCAGGGGAGGGGCAACGCAGACTTGGCAGCTTGCTGCCTAGTCGCCGTGGGGTGGGGGCTATCGGCCTCGCGCAAAGGCCGATGGCCCCCACCCCAACCCCTCCCCTGAAGGGGAGGGGCTTGATGGATCGCAACGTCCGCTATCCACCCCAAAAGCGGGCGCCGCCTCCATAGCCCCATCCGCGAAAAAGGGAGCGGCACGGGCCGCCCCCTTTCCCCGCCCCTGCCGCCGGCTCCACCGGGGAGCAGAAGCCGGCGTCGAAGCTGGTCGGGCCAAGTTGAGAATTTAGTGGCCCGATTTCTCCAGATCGGCCATCGCCTTGTCGAGGTCGGCGGCGATCTTGGCGCGCATGTCCTCGGACATCGCGCGCGCCCATTTGCTTTGAGCGAAGGACTCGCGCGTCTTCTTGAGCGCCGACAGATGTGCCGCCAAGCTCGCCGCCGTGTCGCCGCACGAGAACATATAGACGCTGCTGCGCTTGCTGCCGTCGGCCTCCTCGCGCTTGACGATCGGCGCCGCCGGCTTGCCGTCACCGCATTTGCTGATGATCCGGGTCTTGCCGTCCGCTGTCCACGCACCATGCGCTATCGGCGGGAGTGGCGGCATCGGGGGCAGCGGCGCCATGACGGTGCGAATGCGCTCCTTTCGTTTCGCCTCCAGCCTGTCGGCGATCGCTTCGGCGCGCTTGCCCGAAATGCCCTGCTCCTTGAGCGTCGCGAGGACGTCGTCGCGGGACAGGCTGCCGGGCGTGCGGATTTCGATGCGGCGCGCCTCGTCCTTACCATCGATGCGCGCGGACATCGCGGCGGGCGCCTTTTCGCCGTCCTCGCGGATTACGATGCGATGCACTTCGCGCTGCGTGCCGCCCTCGCCGGTCGTGACATTCTCGTTGTGTTCGGTGAAAACCATGACGCCCGGCGCATCGAGCACTTCGGGGGGCGCTTCGGGCGGCAGCGGCGCTTCGGGGGGAGCCGGCGGCGCCGGCACGTCGGCGGTCTGCGCCTTCGCCACGACGATCCCCGCCGGAACGAGCGTGGCGGTCGTCGCAAGCACGGCCAGCGTCGCGCCGCCGACGAGCAGCCGGCCGGCGAGGCCGCGCTTTTTCGAAATATCTCGCTGCGTCAACATCGTCAGCCTCTCCTGCAGATTGTCATGCACCGCCATCGGCGCGGCGAGCGACAGGCGCGGGCCGACCGCCGCCTTGACGATCGCGGTGGCGTAGCTGGCCGCCCGATCGGTCCCCTCCCGGTCGCCCATTCTCAGCACGCGCGCGTCGCACGCGGCCTCCTGGTCGAAGCGAAAGGCACGGATCGCGCGCCAGGCAAAGGGATTGAACCATTGGGCGGCGAGCAGCACGAGCGCCGCGCTGTTCGCCCAGAGATCGCCGTGGCGATGGTGCGACAGCTCGTGGTCGATCGCCAGCGCGCGCTCCTCGGCGACATAACGCGCGAAGAAATCGTGCGGCACCGCGACATGGCGCTGCCACAGGCCGAAGGCGACCGGGCCATCGACGGCATCGGACATGATCAGCCGGATTTTTCCGATCGGCTCCAGCTCGACGGCATCGCTCAGCACTTCGCGCCGAAAGCGGCGATGCGAGACGATCGCGGCGACCAGCACGGCAGCCATCCCGGCCGCCCAGACGGCGAAAAGGAACGGGGTCAGCCCGGCGAGCGACCAGAGCGGTTCGGCGGCCGATGCGGGCGCCGCGACCGGCAAGTCGGCCGGCACCACCACCGCGACCTCGACCGCGGGCGTCACGATCACCGGATCGGCGAACGGCAGCGGCGGCAGCACCAGCCGCAGCGCGGGCACCGCCCACAAGGCATAGGTCAACCGCGGGCCGAAATGCCGCGCAAAGGGCTTGCGGACGATCAGAACCAGCAGGACGAGCACCGCCGTGGTGAGCATGGTGTCGCCCCACGCCTGCAGCAGCATCGCGGCGCTCATGACTTGAGCTTCTTCAGGAGCGCCTCGATCTCGGCGATGTCGGTGTCGGAGAGCGCCTCGCGGTCGGCGAGATGCGCGATCAGCGGACTGACGCGGCCGCCGAACAGGCGATCGACGAACCGCTGCGATTCCTCGCCGACGGCCTCGGCGCGCTCGATCGCGGGACTGTAGAGATAACGCCGGCCGTCGGCCTCGGCCGTCACCGCGCCCTTCTGGACCAGCCGCGCGAGCAGCGTTTTGACCGTCGCTTGCGTCCAGCCGTTGACTGCGCCGATGCGCCGGGCAAGATCGGCGGCGGTCTGCGGGGCTTCGTCCCACAGCGCCGCCAGCACCTGCATCTCCGAATCGCTTGCTCGTTCTGCCATGCGGACCCCTCCCATTGGCGCGCGTCGATCTGATACGACTACAAATGTAGTCAAACGGCTGAACGCTTGCTGAACGAAGCTGAACGCTGGTCGATTCTCCCTGTCGCGCAGCGATGGGGAGGCGGCAGCGCGGAGCACTGACGGAGGGGCCAAGGCGCAGCCTCTCCACCACCCGCTACGCGGGCGCGCCCTCCCCATGCCTTCGGCACAGGGAGGATCACATCTGTCGGAATATTTGACACACTCCGCCGCTGGTAAGGAATCGCTAACCAGCGTCCCGCGCAAAAATCCGCGAGCCTCGGAAACTGGCACGGCGCTTGTATGGTATTCGCTGTTCCCGAGTGTTCCGCTCAACTGGAGCGGTGGGGGGCATCGGTCTGGTCCCTGATGCCCCCTGCCCCCACCCGGGAAAACCCCACTTGCCCCCGACGCAGACGGGGGGCGGAGCGGCCGAAAGGCCCCGCCCCCCGGATGCTTTTCAACCTTCCGAAGTTTCCGGCACGCCGAACAGCGCGGCAAAATCGCGTCGCTTTTTCAGCAGATCGTCGAGGCTGTAACCGTCGAGCACCTGCATGAAGGCCGCGAGCGCCTCGGCGAGCGCGCCCGTCAGCCCGCAGGCGGGCGCGACGATGCAGCCGCCGCAATCGACGAGGTCGAAGCCCTCTTCGGTATGGCGCACCACCGCGCCGACGTTGATCGCGGTGGCCGGCCGTGCAAGGCGCACCCCGCCGAAACGGCCGCGCACGCTCTCCAGATAGCCCGCGTTCACCAGATCGTTGACCACCTTCATCAGATGGTTCTGCGAAATGCCATAGGCGCGCGAAATCTCGGAGATCGGGGTCAACCGCCCGTCTTCCCGCGCCCCCACATAGAGGAGCACGCGCATCGCATAGTCGGTGTAGCGCGTCAGGCGCATTGCAGTCCTTTGGAAAGTCGGGCGCGGACATAATATGTATTCTTGTTGCATGTTTCAAATCGCGCACATACATGCGCCGTAAATACATCATTGGAGCGAGTCGTGACCCACGCTGCACAGATCGACGAAGACAGCCTTACGCGCGTCGTCGCGCTTTTTTATGAGCGCGTGCGCCAGGATCCGGAACTGGGGCCGATCTTCAACGAGACGGTCGACGACTGGCCGCTGCACCTGGAAAAGCTCGTCGCCTTCTGGTCGTCGGTGATGCTGACCAGCGGCCGCTACAAGGGCAGCCCGATGGCCGCGCACCTGAAGCACAAGGCGCGGATCACGCCCGCGATGTTCGACCGCTGGCTTGCCCTGTGGGGCAACACGACCACCGAGATCATGGCGCCCGACGCCGCCGCCGCGATGCAAGCGAAGGCGGCGCGCATCGCCGAAAGCCTCCAGCTGGCGCTCTTCTTCCGG from uncultured Sphingopyxis sp. carries:
- a CDS encoding MBL fold metallo-hydrolase; the encoded protein is MSEEKPWPDSIRAGECEQHEPLVRRVLAPNPSPYTFTGTQTWIVGAGSDVAVIDPGPTGSGLSIGDPADINGAGHVDAILRAVEGQRVAAILCTHTHRDHSPAAAPLKEATGAPIIGCAPLALNDDGPRADSAFDADYAPDRILTDGERISGDGWTIEAVATPGHTSNHLCFALVETGALFTGDHVMAWSTSVVSPPDGDMAAYMASLSKLYDRDDRVYYPAHGPAVTRPRQLVRGMLGHRKQRERQILRELEKGTSVIPEMVKHMYKGLDPRLTGAAGRSVLAHLIDLENRGRVARDAESWRLVA
- a CDS encoding group III truncated hemoglobin, with the translated sequence MTHAAQIDEDSLTRVVALFYERVRQDPELGPIFNETVDDWPLHLEKLVAFWSSVMLTSGRYKGSPMAAHLKHKARITPAMFDRWLALWGNTTTEIMAPDAAAAMQAKAARIAESLQLALFFRLDDPAGRRAA
- a CDS encoding M56 family metallopeptidase; its protein translation is MSAAMLLQAWGDTMLTTAVLVLLVLIVRKPFARHFGPRLTYALWAVPALRLVLPPLPFADPVIVTPAVEVAVVVPADLPVAAPASAAEPLWSLAGLTPFLFAVWAAGMAAVLVAAIVSHRRFRREVLSDAVELEPIGKIRLIMSDAVDGPVAFGLWQRHVAVPHDFFARYVAEERALAIDHELSHHRHGDLWANSAALVLLAAQWFNPFAWRAIRAFRFDQEAACDARVLRMGDREGTDRAASYATAIVKAAVGPRLSLAAPMAVHDNLQERLTMLTQRDISKKRGLAGRLLVGGATLAVLATTATLVPAGIVVAKAQTADVPAPPAPPEAPLPPEAPPEVLDAPGVMVFTEHNENVTTGEGGTQREVHRIVIREDGEKAPAAMSARIDGKDEARRIEIRTPGSLSRDDVLATLKEQGISGKRAEAIADRLEAKRKERIRTVMAPLPPMPPLPPIAHGAWTADGKTRIISKCGDGKPAAPIVKREEADGSKRSSVYMFSCGDTAASLAAHLSALKKTRESFAQSKWARAMSEDMRAKIAADLDKAMADLEKSGH
- a CDS encoding BlaI/MecI/CopY family transcriptional regulator — translated: MAERASDSEMQVLAALWDEAPQTAADLARRIGAVNGWTQATVKTLLARLVQKGAVTAEADGRRYLYSPAIERAEAVGEESQRFVDRLFGGRVSPLIAHLADREALSDTDIAEIEALLKKLKS
- a CDS encoding Rrf2 family transcriptional regulator, coding for MRLTRYTDYAMRVLLYVGAREDGRLTPISEISRAYGISQNHLMKVVNDLVNAGYLESVRGRFGGVRLARPATAINVGAVVRHTEEGFDLVDCGGCIVAPACGLTGALAEALAAFMQVLDGYSLDDLLKKRRDFAALFGVPETSEG